The DNA region GGAGTTTCTGACTCCTGACTAGCAGTAATAGTATCAGAAGATGTTTCTGGAGTTTCTGACTCCTGACTAGCAGTAATAGTATCAGAAGATGTTTCTGGAGTTTCTGTTTGCTTAACTGATTGGGGAGATTCGGCTACAGTTACAGTATCTGAGAAAATATCCTCTTCTTCCTCTGGTTGAATCGATTCAGTAGTTTTAGATTTACTAAAAATACCTGTGATTCCCGAAAATATTTGGGTAAAACCACGAGATTTATCTTTAGTTTTAGGTGTTTCTGATTGAAGAGTCGTTTTTGTCGATGTTTCTGCTAAATCCTCAAGATTAGCAGTTGGATCAGAACCTTCTGACACTACAGGAGATTTACTCTTAGGAAGAAGGTTATTAAAACGAGTTTGCAACCATTGGATTAAAGAAAAATTTTCAATTTCTGTTGCTAATTCTGGATTGGCGATCGCTTTTCTTAATTTCAGTGTCTCCCAACCATACCAGAGTAATAATAATACTCCTGCTGTTTGTCCTAATAAAATCCCCCCAGTGATTCTAGGTGCGCAGATCCATAGTACTAAAGCATAGAATAAACCTACTCCACTCCATAAGAAATCATCTTGACGATGCACTTCTGGTTTAAAGAAAGCGGCAAAATATAATGTTAGACTACTCACTGCTATAGCGATCGCCAGAATGTATGGCAACATATGTTAATAACTCCTTCCCTAATTCATTTTCTATTTTGCCATATTCTCTCACTTGGTGTTATGGTTACCCATAAGTTAAGATATTGATAAATATTCATTGAGGAAATTTTATTTTACATGAGTGCTACTGAATTACTAACCAATAGTCTAGCTAACTTCATCAATATTTATCTGCTCTTGATTTTTATTCGTTTGATTCTTAGCTGGTTTCAAACCGCTGATTTCGCTTATCAAGCTATCTCCTTTTTAAGTCCGATTACTGACCCCTATTTAAACATTTTTCGGTCCTTTATTCCACCCTTAGGAGGAATCGATCTC from Gloeocapsa sp. DLM2.Bin57 includes:
- a CDS encoding YggT family protein; translated protein: MSATELLTNSLANFINIYLLLIFIRLILSWFQTADFAYQAISFLSPITDPYLNIFRSFIPPLGGIDLSPILAIIVLQLVGSVLTGV